The Halobacteria archaeon AArc-dxtr1 region AGCTCGTCGACGATGTGTTCGATGGTCTTGTCTTGCGTCCGCAGACGCGTGATATCTGCGAGGACGATGTCACCGTCGTAGACGGCGTCTTTGATCTCGATCGTCGACTGCTGGCCGTCGACCTCGGCGATATGTACCTGCATCGTCGCCTCGACGGCTTCCTCGTCGACGTCAGCGATATCCAGTTCGACGTAGTCCTCGGTGGTTCGAGACTGCTCCGCGCCGAGGATCTTGCTCATGAGTCCCATTGGAGGAACCCACCGTCGCCGCCAGTATAGTTCTTACGTCAGACGGAGTTTCTCGCCGCCGATACTGTCACTAACGTGTGAGAATCGCGTCGTGGCTCAGCCGGTGAAGTCGTACAGTTCGTCGCCGACGTGGTGTAGCGAGTCGACGACCTTCCCCTCATCACCGACCATCTCGGAGCCGTCGACGCGGGCGCGGCCGATGGCGAGAACCTTCCCGTGGGACTCTTCGGCGATCACGACGAGGTCGCTGGCGTGGATGTCGGCAGTCGCCGCGGTGATACCGGGGCGCATGATGTCGGCCCCGTCGCTGACGAAGGAGACGGCGCCCGCGTCGACGGTCACAACGCGGTGCTCGGGCTCGTAGGCGTTGGCGCCACGAACTGTCAGAAACGGTACGTCGTCGAAGTACGCGACCTGGGGGGCTCCGTCGATCAGGACGACTTCCCAGTCCGTCTCCTCGAATTCGACGCGTTCGTAGGCGTCGCCGTCGGGCGACACGCCGAGTTGCTCCTCGAGGGTTGCCTCGAGCTCCCGGACCGCGTCGCTTCGGAGGTGGTGGCGCGATTTCACCTGCATGGTCGGGCAAACAGCGGGTCTGGGTATAAAACGCCCGTTCTCGACCGCTCGGAGGACAGCCAGACCCTGCACTCGGAGGAGAGCCGTCCGATGGTTGGACAGTTTCCGTCCCGACACGACTTTCACGACCACGTCCGTAGGCGCCGGTATGAGCGACGACGCACAGGCGCAGGCCGAGGCTGGGACGGCCGAAGGGCAGGGCCCCGTCCAAATCTCAGAAGACCTCGCGCGCCACCTCGAGAACAAACGCGAGGAGTTGTTCGAGAAGTTCGAGATCCGCGACGGCTTTCCCGACGAGGTGCTCGACGAAGCCGAGGCCAGGACGCAGGACGTCCAGGCCGAGATCAGCGAGGGGCTCGACGACGAGGAGCGGACGGACCTCCGGGATCTGACGACGTGGACGACCGACCCGATCGACGCCCAGGACTTCGACGACGCCATCTCCGTCGAGGAGCGCGACGACGAGTACGTCCTCTGGGTCCACATCGCAGA contains the following coding sequences:
- the sepF gene encoding cell division protein SepF → MGLMSKILGAEQSRTTEDYVELDIADVDEEAVEATMQVHIAEVDGQQSTIEIKDAVYDGDIVLADITRLRTQDKTIEHIVDELRQVAREVDGDIVRKGDDQIIVTPTGVKIGREKLGR
- a CDS encoding RNA-binding protein — translated: MQVKSRHHLRSDAVRELEATLEEQLGVSPDGDAYERVEFEETDWEVVLIDGAPQVAYFDDVPFLTVRGANAYEPEHRVVTVDAGAVSFVSDGADIMRPGITAATADIHASDLVVIAEESHGKVLAIGRARVDGSEMVGDEGKVVDSLHHVGDELYDFTG